One window of the Thunnus albacares chromosome 3, fThuAlb1.1, whole genome shotgun sequence genome contains the following:
- the sp6 gene encoding transcription factor Sp6: protein MAHPYEPWLRTAPPSGSSEDMNIPSWWDLHRDVQSGSWIDLQTGQGVGLPSVSPGSSMGLQPSLGPYGSDPQLCSLPPAQHAPASHSSHLFPQDGFKMEPLAPEMLQQEPYSLEEPQESAVSARPKPQRRSSSRGAGQAVCRCPNCVHAEQLGTDDSRRKHMHNCHIPGCGKAYAKTSHLKAHLRWHSGDRPFVCNWLFCGKRFTRSDELQRHLQTHTGAKKFSCALCPRVFMRNDHLAKHMRTHESPPGHGEERVNGDGRMDKGFDSPTPPQSSSNVSASDATEPPLKLKCETDPSVSSVTGQSG, encoded by the coding sequence ATGGCCCACCCTTACGAGCCCTGGCTACGGACAGCACCACCTAGTGGCAGCTCAGAAGACATGAACATCCCCTCTTGGTGGGACCTCCACAGGGACGTCCAATCAGGGAGCTGGATAGACCTCCAGACAGGGCAAGGTGTCGGCTTGCCTTCAGTGAGTCCAGGGAGCTCCATGGGGTTGCAGCCCTCTTTAGGACCCTACGGTTCTGACCCGCAGCTGTGCTCCCTGCCTCCAGCTCAGCACGCTCCAGCTTCGCACTCATCTCACCTCTTCCCCCAGGATGGCTTCAAGATGGAGCCACTGGCTCCTGAAATGCTGCAGCAAGAACCGTACTCCCTGGAGGAACCACAGGAGAGTGCTGTCTCAGCCCGCCCAAAGCCCCAGCGGCGCTCCTCTTCCAGAGGTGCTGGCCAGGCAGTGTGCCGCTGCCCTAACTGCGTCCATGCTGAACAGCTGGGCACTGACGACAGCAGGAGGAAACACATGCACAACTGCCACATCCCTGGCTGTGGCAAAGCCTACGCCAAGACCTCCCATCTGAAGGCTCACCTACGCTGGCACAGCGGGGACCGGCCGTTTGTCTGCAACTGGCTCTTCTGTGGCAAGAGATTCACTCGCTCTGATGAACTGCAGCGCCACCTACAGACGCACACTGGCGCCAAGAAGTTTAGCTGCGCATTATGTCCTAGAGTGTTTATGCGCAATGACCACCTGGCCAAGCACATGCGCACACATGAGTCCCCACCAGGACACGGGGAGGAGAGGGTAAATGGAGACGGGAGGATGGATAAGGGCTTTGATTCACCAACACCTCCTCAGTCATCCTCAAACGTGTCTGCGTCTGACGCCACAGAGCCACCGCTGAAGCTGAAATGTGAGACAGACCCCTCAGTCTCCAGTGTAACAGGGCAGTCCGGCTAA